Part of the Nitrospirae bacterium YQR-1 genome is shown below.
CTAGTACGCCCATTAATGGAACCAGCTTATCTTCCGTGCTCGATCTAAGTTTATATGAGCTGTAGGCTATCACACCTGCCGTAGCCGCACAGAAAGCAGCACCAACCTCCGGTGACAACAACGCATCAGACATGTGCATAAGAAAACCTCCTTAACAGAAAAGATAAATAATCCTCTGCCGTTAAAAACAACAGTGATGCCGGCAGAGCCAATAAAAAAAGCCATGAGGGCATAAGAGTGGTTATTCATCCACTCCTAAGCCTTCATGGCTTATCGAATTGAACTCATAATTGTAGCATTTAACGGCTTATAATTGTCAAGTGCTTGATACCAAGTTGCTTTCATTTGTCTAACTTTGTTGGGCTTGGCCAAAAGCTCCGGGGCGTACTCTCCTCTAAAGGGGAGGCGCCGCTTTCTCCCAGCCGCCTGTGTTTACTTCTGACTGCAGGTTGGTATGAGAACGACCCGAAATATTTCATCTGGATAAAAAAAGCCCCTGATTTAATATAAATCAGGGGCTTTCATGTATTAGTCGGATTGTTTTAAAATCTATATCCTCATGCCGCCGTCAACCTCAATTACTCTGCCGGTAAAGAAATCGTTTTCGATGATAAACTTTACGGCCAGAGAAATCTCAGCCATTTCGCCAAGGCGTCCCACAGGGATTTTTTCAATTATCTTATCGAGAACATCCTGCCTGATTTTTGCAACCATCTCGGTGTTGATATATCCGGGGGCAATTGCGCCAACTCTGATACCATAAGTGGAAAGCTCCTTTGCCCAGATTACAGTCATTCCGTCAACAGCAGACTTTGTCGCCGTGTAGTTAGTCTGGCCAAGGTTACCGGAACGGCTTATCGAGGAAATATTTATAATTACTCCCTTAACTTTATTCTTTACCATATGGTAGGCTGCTTCCCTTGCACAGAGAAATACGCCGGTCTGGTTAACCGCTATTACTTTATCCCAGTTGGAGAGCTTAAACTTCTGTATCTCTTCACCCTTTTGTCTTACAAAAAGACCATCTGCCGTTATGCCTGCATTGTTAACCAATACGTCAGGTGCTCCATGCTTTGCTACATAGTCATTGAAAAACGCCTCAACCGATGCCTCACTGGTAACATCCACAATAGCGCCGTCTATGCCGGTTTCCGCCTTTAAAGAATCAAGGTTTTCCTGAATAACGTCAACTGCAAAAGGCACTGCACCGGCTGCCTTGAGGTCTGTTCCAAACTGCCTGCCCATTCCGCGTCCGCCGCCAGTAATTATTACTTTCTTTCCTGTTAAGTTCATATCAATACTACCTCCTTTGTTTTGTTATATGATAAGTGTCCCATCTGTTATCTTTATTCCAACCTCTCTGTCAACATCTCTAAGCACTAATCATCTATAGTGCCACCCCACAGAGATTCTATAATAAATTATAATAAATAAGCAAGTTATTTATAGGGCAGTGTGTAAGCAATTTGTAAAATTACTGAAACCGGCTGAATTTCGGGAATTGTCACAGAAAGTAAGTAAGGAGGTAAAAAAGATGCCTATAACATAGGACGTTTATAGGGAACCTTAGCGGTCCAACCTTCTTTGTGAATTATCCCGATAATCAGAACGTTTAGAATCATCGAGATTAAATTCCCTTAGTATTGACTCAAGTGAGCCTGAGAAATCTTTAAGTTGCGCCGCCAACCTGTCTATTGTTGCAGTTACACTGGAGGTGTTTCTTGAAACATCAGCGATAGTTTCTATATTTGATGTTATTTGGTTTGACACTTCAGACATTTCTGAGGTAGCAGTAGCTATCTGGTGAACCATTTCTTTAAAACTCTCCACACCGGCCACAATATCATGCAGGGCATTGCCCGCCTCACGCGCATACTGAACCCCTACCTCTACCCTCCTTGTACCAAGGTCCATAGAGTTCACAGCAACTTGCACCTCTTGTTGAATCGCCGTTATCATGGTGCTTATCTCCGAGGTAGCACTACCGGTACGCTCAGCCAGTTTTCTTACCTCATCGGCAACAACAGCAAACCCCCTGCCCTGCTCACCGGCTCGCGCAGCCTCTATTGCAGCATTTAACGCCAAAAGATTTGTCTGATCCGCTATGTCTTTAATTACACCTACTATATCCCCAATTTGTTTTGACCTCTGGCCAAGGGAAGACATCAAAGAGGCAGACTCATTAACCACACCCGCTATTGCATTTACCTCATTTACCGCCTTAAGCACTATATCCTCCCCTGCCCTTGCCGTTTCACTTGTCTCTTTTGCCGTTGCCTCTATGTGTAAGGCGTTTTCAGCTATATGGACTACTGTTTGAGACATCTCTTCTGAGGAGGCTGCTATTTGTGTTGACCGTTCTGACTGCTCAGACACACCTCGAGCCACTTGTACCGATGCTTCATTTAACTGTCCGCTAACTACCATTATGTTTTTTGACGAATCCAGCATTCTCTGAAGCACACCCGCTAACCTCTCCGCCATTAATTTCATCGAAACCAGAAGTCTGCCCACCTCATCCTGTCTTGCCGTCTCTATCTTAACAGTTAAATTACCGCGGGATATCTCCTCTGATACAGCCACCATACTATTAAGAGGCGTTAGAACCGTCTTCTTAACCGTCCACAAAATGAATACTATAAATACCAGAAATAATACAATTACACCGATTGAGACATAAATTAATAATTTATTTACAATCTCACTAAGATCACTTATTGGATAGGCTGCCACAATTTTAAAATCCCAGGCGGGAAATGCTTTCTCAACTGAGACCCACTCAGTATCTTTAGCTCCCATCAATTTTTCAATTTTTTCAGGGGTAACATGTCTGGAACTAAACCGTACCTTTCCCTTACCGTCAATGACGGCAAGAAAGCCGTTACTCAGTATTTTATATTCCGAGATGACAGTCTCAAGCCCCTTTAGCGTTGTGACCTTGTATCCAACAAAGCTTATACCGATTATGTTTTTATTTTTGTCAAAAATGGGTTCATAACCGGTAATGTATGGAGCACCAAGGATATCTAACTCTCCGTAATAAGGTTTACCGGCGTTTATCTCTTTGACAGCTTTACCGTCAGGTGCTAAAATTGTGCCTATTGCCCTTGAACCGTCGTCTTTTTTTACGTTTGTGGATATCCGGACGTATTCGCTGCCACTTTTTGTAAAAACCGTGGCTGAGCCTCCCATAGTCTGTGCAACTGAATCCACTACTGCAAAATTATTGGCCTGACCGGTGCTGCCAAACACTACATCCGGCACCTTTTTGCCGGCCACTTCTACCACCCCTCCACTAACAGGCTGCCCCAGAGTTGCCAACATCCCTCTTAAGTGCTCCATGGAGCGTTTCACCTGTATCATCATCAGATCATCAGTTGTTGTCAGTACCTGAAGCACACTCTCAATTGTATGCTCTATCTGGCTGCTTGCTGTATTCTTGGAATAATATTTCACTACACTTATCATAAAAACCTGTACAATTATCATAGCAAACACCATAAAAACCGCAATTGGCATTAAAAATTTAAATACTAATTTCTTTTTCATAAATATACCTC
Proteins encoded:
- a CDS encoding SDR family oxidoreductase, with protein sequence MNLTGKKVIITGGGRGMGRQFGTDLKAAGAVPFAVDVIQENLDSLKAETGIDGAIVDVTSEASVEAFFNDYVAKHGAPDVLVNNAGITADGLFVRQKGEEIQKFKLSNWDKVIAVNQTGVFLCAREAAYHMVKNKVKGVIINISSISRSGNLGQTNYTATKSAVDGMTVIWAKELSTYGIRVGAIAPGYINTEMVAKIRQDVLDKIIEKIPVGRLGEMAEISLAVKFIIENDFFTGRVIEVDGGMRI
- a CDS encoding methyl-accepting chemotaxis protein; this translates as MKKKLVFKFLMPIAVFMVFAMIIVQVFMISVVKYYSKNTASSQIEHTIESVLQVLTTTDDLMMIQVKRSMEHLRGMLATLGQPVSGGVVEVAGKKVPDVVFGSTGQANNFAVVDSVAQTMGGSATVFTKSGSEYVRISTNVKKDDGSRAIGTILAPDGKAVKEINAGKPYYGELDILGAPYITGYEPIFDKNKNIIGISFVGYKVTTLKGLETVISEYKILSNGFLAVIDGKGKVRFSSRHVTPEKIEKLMGAKDTEWVSVEKAFPAWDFKIVAAYPISDLSEIVNKLLIYVSIGVIVLFLVFIVFILWTVKKTVLTPLNSMVAVSEEISRGNLTVKIETARQDEVGRLLVSMKLMAERLAGVLQRMLDSSKNIMVVSGQLNEASVQVARGVSEQSERSTQIAASSEEMSQTVVHIAENALHIEATAKETSETARAGEDIVLKAVNEVNAIAGVVNESASLMSSLGQRSKQIGDIVGVIKDIADQTNLLALNAAIEAARAGEQGRGFAVVADEVRKLAERTGSATSEISTMITAIQQEVQVAVNSMDLGTRRVEVGVQYAREAGNALHDIVAGVESFKEMVHQIATATSEMSEVSNQITSNIETIADVSRNTSSVTATIDRLAAQLKDFSGSLESILREFNLDDSKRSDYRDNSQRRLDR